In Wolbachia endosymbiont of Cimex lectularius, the following are encoded in one genomic region:
- a CDS encoding cbb3-type cytochrome c oxidase subunit I yields MLNIQNNAPLCRQWIFLAVCALACSGLLSIIVIFLRLPFISSLIPSAQYIFDNALVIHVNLSILVWMCSIISLLLIINLQNTNNWLNFLWILSTLSMLLMFISAFVPDTEVIKSNYIPVLQNKLFLFGLGLFITSILANAVLNYVSSKQASYLSVGQIGLVIILVSSFLCFALALKNMPTGLYHSDKSLFYEYLFWGGGHLLQFAFAQGMFLVYLIMLNSSVNLASSNKILPLFINTILAVGAPFIYFVYSVDSAELIQFFTWHMRIAGAVLPCFLIMLVYRNIKALLDEKGNYLLHSFVLFIYGGMLGVLTIEGNVTIPAHYHGSVVGITIAFMNFVYWLLPKLGCKEIKSSVVRLQIYAYSLGHFLHITGLVWLGGYGALRKVADLPSISSVLARICFIMGGAVSVVGGMLFVIIVLLSLLKGRARTN; encoded by the coding sequence GTGCTCAACATACAAAATAACGCTCCACTTTGCAGGCAATGGATATTCTTGGCAGTATGTGCTCTTGCTTGTTCTGGGTTGCTATCAATAATTGTTATTTTTCTACGATTGCCTTTTATTTCCTCTCTCATTCCTTCTGCACAATATATTTTTGACAATGCGCTGGTGATACACGTGAACTTGTCAATTTTGGTGTGGATGTGCTCTATAATATCTCTGCTCCTTATCATAAATCTACAAAACACCAATAATTGGCTCAACTTTTTATGGATTCTTTCAACCCTTTCCATGCTGCTGATGTTTATATCCGCATTTGTCCCAGACACTGAAGTTATCAAAAGTAACTATATTCCCGTATTACAAAACAAATTGTTTTTGTTTGGGCTCGGTTTGTTTATTACCAGCATATTGGCAAATGCAGTCCTCAACTACGTGTCAAGTAAACAAGCTTCGTACCTTTCCGTTGGGCAAATTGGACTGGTTATTATACTTGTATCATCATTTCTTTGCTTTGCTCTAGCCCTCAAAAATATGCCTACAGGTCTGTATCACTCGGATAAGAGTTTATTTTACGAATATCTCTTTTGGGGAGGCGGTCATTTGCTGCAATTTGCCTTTGCTCAAGGGATGTTTTTGGTTTATTTGATAATGCTAAATTCCAGCGTCAATCTAGCTTCAAGCAATAAAATTTTACCGCTATTTATCAACACAATCTTGGCTGTAGGCGCGCCGTTTATATATTTCGTTTATTCGGTGGATAGTGCTGAATTGATACAGTTTTTTACTTGGCATATGAGGATTGCTGGAGCAGTTTTGCCGTGTTTCTTAATAATGCTCGTGTATCGCAATATAAAGGCCTTACTTGATGAGAAGGGCAATTATTTGCTCCATTCATTTGTATTATTTATCTATGGAGGCATGCTTGGAGTGTTGACTATTGAGGGAAATGTCACCATTCCTGCTCATTACCATGGTTCTGTGGTTGGTATCACTATAGCTTTTATGAATTTTGTCTACTGGCTGTTGCCAAAACTAGGCTGTAAAGAGATAAAAAGCTCTGTGGTAAGATTACAGATTTATGCATACAGTTTGGGACATTTTCTCCATATTACTGGCCTCGTATGGCTTGGTGGGTATGGCGCTTTAAGGAAAGTTGCGGATTTACCAAGCATTTCGTCGGTGCTAGCGCGCATCTGTTTCATTATGGGTGGAGCTGTATCAGTTGTTGGTGGAATGCTGTTCGTAATAATTGTGCTTTTATCTCTACTTAAAGGCAGGGCGCGTACCAACTAA
- the ftsA gene encoding cell division protein FtsA, producing MYSAVIVKPKRSVFAVLDIGTTKIICLIVKVSGNFSYKITGTGYKIAEGINGGSITDVKHANYSISSTIGLAEQVSEETIDQIYVNIAGCGISSFNVHNEIIAANHEISDRDIKRVVFQTFEKYIEENVIIHNIPLKYHLDDMTDIKEVSGLYGKRLSADVNVVTASRPALTNIENCVTNNSGLSMAGCIASSYSAGLVCLSEDEKELGTAIVDIGGGCTAIGIFKRGKLIYADSIPIGGIHITRDIAYGLCTSIEHAERIKILYGNTIVTSIDENEYITVQNNESDEPTQVLKSELVDIIRPRIEEILELVKEQFREQKDTINKVVITGGTSQLTSMKEIASYIFNKQVRIGCPKSCSGLDGEYDKNPVFSAAIGSIKLIVDTFYKNSPGMLGQDGKISKLYHWVKSKVTV from the coding sequence ATGTACTCTGCAGTAATAGTAAAGCCAAAGAGAAGTGTTTTTGCTGTTTTAGACATAGGTACAACAAAGATTATTTGTCTAATCGTCAAGGTCAGTGGCAATTTCAGTTATAAAATAACAGGAACAGGTTATAAGATTGCAGAAGGTATAAATGGTGGATCAATAACCGACGTAAAGCATGCAAATTACTCTATTTCATCAACTATAGGTCTGGCTGAGCAAGTATCGGAGGAGACTATAGATCAGATATATGTTAATATTGCCGGATGTGGAATTTCATCTTTCAATGTGCACAATGAAATTATTGCAGCTAATCATGAAATCTCTGACCGGGACATAAAACGTGTAGTCTTCCAAACGTTTGAGAAATATATTGAGGAAAATGTTATCATTCACAATATACCACTAAAATATCACTTAGATGACATGACCGACATAAAGGAAGTTAGTGGATTGTATGGAAAAAGATTATCTGCTGACGTTAATGTTGTCACTGCTTCTCGTCCGGCGCTTACCAATATTGAAAACTGCGTAACCAATAACAGTGGGCTAAGTATGGCCGGCTGTATTGCATCTTCATACTCTGCAGGTCTTGTTTGTCTCAGTGAAGATGAGAAAGAGCTCGGAACTGCCATTGTTGACATAGGAGGTGGGTGCACTGCAATTGGAATTTTTAAGAGGGGGAAACTTATATACGCAGACAGCATTCCAATTGGTGGCATTCATATCACTCGAGATATTGCTTATGGACTATGTACAAGCATAGAACATGCAGAGCGCATAAAAATACTATATGGCAATACTATCGTGACTTCAATAGATGAAAACGAGTATATCACAGTGCAAAATAATGAAAGTGATGAACCGACCCAAGTGCTCAAATCTGAACTTGTTGACATTATAAGACCGAGGATCGAAGAAATACTTGAACTAGTAAAAGAGCAATTTCGGGAGCAAAAAGACACGATTAACAAAGTAGTCATCACAGGCGGAACTAGTCAGCTCACAAGCATGAAAGAGATTGCAAGCTATATATTCAATAAGCAAGTCCGTATTGGGTGTCCTAAGTCGTGTAGTGGCCTTGATGGCGAATATGATAAAAATCCTGTATTTTCTGCTGCCATAGGTTCTATAAAACTAATAGTTGATACTTTTTATAAAAATAGTCCCGGAATGCTCGGCCAGGATGGTAAAATAAGTAAATTATATCATTGGGTTAAATCGAAAGTTACAGTCTAG
- the def gene encoding peptide deformylase: protein MSKLPIVIAPDERLTTRASEVTAINDEIKELVNDMFETMYDAGGLGLAAVQVGVLKRIFVMDVQLEDIEGGPAGYESNGKFCMINPEITELSDEQTILKEGCLSIPEQSHEIKRPKYLTAKYRDLNNEERTLKASGWLARCIQHELDHLNGILYIRHLSKLKYDMAIKKAQKIKRHYER, encoded by the coding sequence ATGTCTAAATTACCAATTGTAATTGCCCCTGATGAAAGGTTAACTACACGTGCCAGTGAAGTAACAGCTATAAACGATGAAATTAAAGAATTAGTAAACGACATGTTCGAAACTATGTACGATGCAGGTGGTCTTGGCCTTGCTGCAGTGCAAGTTGGGGTACTAAAAAGAATTTTTGTTATGGATGTTCAGCTAGAGGACATTGAAGGCGGGCCAGCAGGATATGAATCGAATGGCAAATTTTGCATGATTAATCCTGAAATTACGGAATTATCTGATGAACAAACAATTCTCAAGGAAGGATGTCTTTCAATTCCAGAACAAAGTCACGAAATTAAGCGTCCAAAGTATTTAACTGCAAAATATAGAGACTTAAATAATGAGGAACGGACGCTAAAAGCCAGTGGTTGGCTTGCGAGATGTATTCAGCATGAGCTAGATCACTTAAATGGTATATTATATATTAGACATTTGTCTAAATTGAAGTATGATATGGCCATAAAAAAAGCACAAAAGATCAAGAGGCACTATGAGCGATGA
- a CDS encoding uracil-DNA glycosylase family protein yields MSDEDLELLKFYHEVGVDCTLTEGEEEKELGSKENVQPSVIQVADTGKDADSSVTRWNDTKGGKEQQSMFPSDWIIEARKLASKCSSVNELRSAVVSFEGCEIKKTATNTVFSDGNPNAKIMLVGEAPGANEDLQGIPFCGASGMLLDKMLGAINLDRTKVYISNTVFWRPPGNRKPTDLELDMCRPFVEKHIALVSPQILILVGGIACYSLLDNTKTISTLRGRFHTYTNQYLSNSITTAAIFHPAYLLRQPAQKRLAWEDLKKIRDYLQ; encoded by the coding sequence ATGAGCGATGAGGATTTAGAATTATTAAAATTTTACCATGAAGTGGGCGTTGACTGCACGCTAACAGAAGGTGAGGAGGAAAAAGAGCTGGGGAGCAAAGAGAATGTGCAGCCTTCTGTTATCCAAGTAGCCGACACTGGGAAAGATGCAGATTCCAGCGTCACGCGCTGGAATGACACTAAAGGTGGAAAAGAGCAACAATCCATGTTTCCAAGTGACTGGATAATTGAAGCAAGGAAACTTGCAAGTAAATGTAGTAGTGTGAATGAGCTAAGAAGCGCAGTTGTATCATTTGAAGGTTGTGAAATAAAGAAAACTGCAACCAATACTGTTTTTTCCGATGGTAATCCAAATGCGAAAATTATGCTCGTTGGTGAAGCTCCAGGAGCAAATGAAGACCTGCAAGGCATACCATTTTGCGGTGCAAGTGGGATGTTGCTTGATAAAATGCTCGGTGCAATTAATCTTGATCGCACCAAAGTTTACATAAGCAATACCGTATTTTGGCGTCCACCTGGTAACAGAAAACCAACTGACCTAGAACTTGATATGTGCAGGCCATTCGTCGAAAAACATATTGCACTGGTTTCACCGCAGATTCTAATTCTGGTCGGAGGAATCGCGTGTTATAGCCTACTTGATAATACAAAGACCATATCAACCCTGCGTGGCAGGTTTCATACGTATACTAACCAATATTTGTCTAATTCAATTACTACGGCTGCTATATTTCATCCAGCTTACCTACTTCGCCAGCCAGCGCAAAAACGTTTAGCTTGGGAAGATTTGAAGAAGATTAGGGACTATCTCCAATAA
- a CDS encoding MFS transporter: MYNQQTRVLISTILCRVAIWYDHMLFIDLVNIISREFCSAKDVYYNILQLFGIAGLGAMVRPLGASIFGHIGDRYGRRVALTIAILLTSIPSSLVAFIPGYSRVGVASTMLLLAIHLTQGIALGAEQGGSSVYLIEHLPNKKKLGMFFGVISFGRSIGVLLSVAMVVICKKITDFNAWGWRIPFTFSAVLGLISAYSIYTLGETPAYEENRKQRSLSNLPVIELIKHHKRALTLAILISVPVNVAVGFTIFLRTIAKEIVSVETYVTTYINEIVLIITSVLMPISSIAFGMLADKVGKERTAILFIVITMVLCCPMLSIAYHYKSYLIIMLSVMVLSIVERGINPIGIVASELFPTNVRFSGVSLSRNISYALHGGFTPMICTWFTITFPQINFATGLYIIFCLLVSLMAILQIKPRDKNFDW, encoded by the coding sequence GTGTACAATCAGCAAACAAGGGTATTGATATCAACAATACTCTGCAGAGTCGCAATATGGTATGATCACATGCTCTTTATTGATCTGGTTAACATAATCAGTAGAGAGTTTTGTTCTGCAAAAGATGTTTACTACAACATATTACAATTGTTTGGAATTGCAGGACTGGGTGCTATGGTAAGGCCACTTGGCGCATCTATATTTGGTCACATTGGTGACAGATATGGAAGGAGGGTAGCGTTAACAATTGCCATCTTGCTAACATCGATTCCGTCTAGCCTCGTTGCGTTTATTCCAGGTTACAGCCGGGTAGGTGTAGCTTCCACTATGTTGCTTCTTGCAATCCATCTAACACAAGGGATTGCACTCGGCGCTGAACAAGGAGGCAGTTCTGTTTATCTCATAGAGCATTTACCTAATAAGAAAAAGCTAGGAATGTTTTTTGGAGTAATAAGTTTTGGTCGCTCCATTGGCGTTTTGCTTTCTGTGGCGATGGTGGTCATCTGTAAAAAAATCACTGACTTTAACGCTTGGGGTTGGAGAATACCATTTACTTTTTCAGCTGTTTTGGGACTGATTAGCGCATATAGTATATACACATTAGGAGAAACTCCAGCATATGAAGAAAATCGTAAACAAAGAAGTTTATCTAACTTACCGGTAATAGAGCTTATAAAACACCACAAGAGAGCTCTTACACTTGCTATTTTAATATCTGTACCCGTTAATGTTGCTGTTGGATTCACCATATTTCTCAGAACAATTGCAAAAGAGATAGTATCGGTTGAGACGTATGTAACAACATATATCAACGAAATTGTGCTCATTATAACCAGTGTATTAATGCCGATATCTTCAATAGCATTTGGAATGCTAGCTGATAAGGTGGGAAAAGAGCGCACTGCAATCCTATTCATAGTGATTACTATGGTACTGTGTTGTCCTATGTTATCTATTGCATACCACTATAAAAGTTATCTTATAATTATGCTTAGTGTAATGGTTCTCTCTATAGTAGAAAGGGGTATAAATCCTATAGGAATAGTCGCATCTGAACTCTTCCCCACTAATGTTAGATTTAGTGGAGTGAGTTTATCACGCAACATCTCTTATGCTTTGCATGGCGGGTTTACTCCTATGATATGCACTTGGTTTACTATAACATTCCCTCAAATAAACTTTGCCACCGGGCTTTATATAATCTTCTGCTTATTGGTCAGTTTGATGGCAATATTGCAAATAAAACCACGAGATAAAAATTTTGATTGGTAA
- a CDS encoding nucleoside deaminase, whose protein sequence is MELAIEQAKLAQKSDEVPIGAVIVSRSNVVSSAHNISNDPTAHAEMLVIKQACKLLSTSVLCDADVYVTLEPCPMCAQAISFARIKRLYFGAYNPKGGGIENGAKIFQFCNHVPEVYGGVLETECSFLLKDFFEKLRT, encoded by the coding sequence ATGGAGCTTGCAATAGAGCAAGCAAAACTTGCCCAAAAGAGTGACGAAGTTCCCATAGGTGCTGTAATAGTGAGTAGAAGCAATGTTGTTTCTTCCGCGCACAACATATCCAATGATCCAACTGCACATGCTGAGATGTTAGTGATTAAACAAGCATGTAAATTGCTTTCAACGTCAGTACTTTGTGATGCTGACGTGTATGTAACATTAGAACCGTGCCCAATGTGTGCTCAAGCTATCTCCTTTGCAAGAATTAAACGATTATATTTTGGAGCCTATAATCCAAAAGGTGGAGGAATTGAAAATGGGGCTAAAATATTTCAATTTTGCAACCACGTACCTGAAGTTTATGGCGGGGTATTAGAAACAGAGTGCTCTTTTTTGCTAAAAGATTTTTTTGAGAAACTGAGAACCTAA
- a CDS encoding CTP synthase codes for MKEAKFIFVTGGVVSSLGKGLVASSVGALLQAHGFGVRIRKLDPYLNIDPGTMNPIQHGEVFVTEDGAETDLDLGHYERFTGIKATKDDNVTTGKVYHELLKKERRGDYLGKTVQVIPHVTDLIKSFIFNGTEGLDFVICEIGGTVGDIESQPFLEAIRQISYKLGKQRVILIHLTLVPYLTAAQELKTKPTQHSVRELNFAGLQPDVILCRSEKEISDNQRRKIANLCNVSLPNVIPAPDVSHIYELPVLYNQCGLGTQILEHFNLNKPKPSLTEWDQIVHFMRHPTQEVTVSIVGKYTEFPDAYKSLVEALNHGAISNKVKIKINWINSREKSEEPINKKLIEEKLQNSHAILVPGGFGDDGVEGKISAISYARTHNIPFFGICLGMQLAVIEFARNVIKLEDVHSEEFCTCKHPIIKLAGNKNIDLGGTMRLGAYKCNISQSSKMADAYSDITTSERHRHRYVINSDYKDDLEKNGLICSGISEDGTCIEAVELENHPWFIGVQFHPEFQSKPFSPHPLFVSFIKAAVNKI; via the coding sequence ATGAAGGAAGCTAAATTTATCTTTGTAACAGGTGGGGTTGTTTCATCACTTGGCAAGGGTTTAGTTGCTTCAAGTGTAGGCGCACTTCTCCAAGCTCATGGCTTTGGGGTCCGTATCAGGAAACTTGATCCGTATCTGAATATCGATCCTGGAACAATGAACCCAATTCAACACGGAGAGGTATTCGTCACCGAAGATGGTGCCGAAACTGATTTGGACCTTGGGCATTATGAGCGCTTTACTGGAATTAAAGCAACCAAAGACGACAATGTAACAACTGGTAAAGTGTATCATGAGCTACTGAAGAAAGAAAGGCGTGGTGATTATCTGGGCAAAACTGTGCAAGTTATTCCTCATGTGACAGATTTAATCAAGTCGTTTATTTTTAATGGTACGGAAGGTTTAGATTTTGTAATATGTGAAATTGGCGGAACTGTAGGTGATATTGAAAGCCAACCTTTTTTGGAAGCCATACGTCAAATCAGCTATAAGCTTGGAAAACAAAGAGTTATCCTTATACACTTGACCTTGGTACCATACCTTACTGCAGCACAAGAATTAAAAACAAAACCAACACAGCATTCAGTCCGAGAGCTAAATTTTGCAGGATTGCAACCGGATGTTATACTGTGTCGTAGCGAGAAAGAAATTTCTGATAATCAAAGAAGAAAAATAGCCAATCTTTGTAATGTTTCTTTGCCTAATGTAATACCTGCTCCTGATGTGAGCCATATATATGAGCTGCCGGTCTTATATAATCAATGTGGACTTGGCACACAAATTTTGGAACATTTTAACTTGAATAAGCCAAAACCAAGCCTAACTGAGTGGGATCAAATAGTGCACTTTATGAGACACCCAACACAGGAAGTCACTGTGTCCATAGTAGGAAAATACACTGAATTCCCTGATGCGTATAAATCGCTAGTTGAAGCATTAAATCACGGTGCTATTAGCAACAAGGTCAAGATAAAAATAAATTGGATTAACTCAAGGGAGAAGAGTGAAGAACCTATCAACAAAAAACTCATAGAAGAGAAATTACAGAATTCTCATGCAATCCTCGTTCCAGGTGGATTTGGCGATGATGGAGTGGAGGGTAAAATATCGGCAATAAGTTATGCTCGCACGCATAATATCCCATTTTTTGGAATATGTCTTGGTATGCAGCTTGCAGTTATTGAATTTGCTCGCAATGTTATTAAGCTTGAAGATGTACACTCCGAAGAATTTTGTACCTGTAAGCATCCAATCATTAAGCTAGCTGGCAATAAGAACATTGACCTTGGTGGAACTATGAGACTTGGGGCGTATAAATGTAATATAAGCCAAAGTTCTAAAATGGCAGATGCGTATAGTGATATTACTACCTCGGAAAGGCATAGACACAGATACGTAATTAACTCAGACTATAAAGATGATTTAGAAAAAAACGGGTTGATATGCAGTGGTATATCAGAAGATGGAACGTGTATAGAGGCAGTGGAGCTGGAAAACCACCCATGGTTTATTGGCGTGCAATTTCACCCAGAGTTCCAATCAAAGCCGTTTTCTCCTCATCCTCTTTTTGTATCGTTTATTAAGGCAGCAGTTAATAAAATCTAA
- the secG gene encoding preprotein translocase subunit SecG, with the protein MSVTILSALQIILVVVLVILVLLQPPGSSPLSGFSNSQQGLNSMIPVKSSANPLSKTTAIVAGLFIINTLLLSGLCSKDVHKKSIAEKIILEKKQKNESTSVPFEN; encoded by the coding sequence ATGTCAGTAACGATACTCAGTGCACTCCAAATAATATTAGTTGTCGTTCTAGTAATTTTAGTACTTTTGCAGCCACCTGGGAGTAGCCCGCTGAGTGGCTTTAGCAATTCACAGCAGGGGCTCAATTCAATGATCCCGGTGAAATCTTCTGCAAATCCGCTTAGCAAAACAACGGCTATAGTAGCCGGATTATTTATTATAAACACATTGTTATTATCAGGATTATGTTCAAAAGATGTGCATAAGAAGTCAATTGCAGAAAAGATTATACTAGAAAAAAAACAAAAAAATGAATCTACTTCTGTTCCTTTTGAAAATTGA
- a CDS encoding RadC family protein, which translates to MVKDYKKGHRKRLREKIILDNGQSLLNYEVLEHILYSAYSRIDVKPVAKSLIENFGSLNKVFNADLEALRNIDGVNNAAISAIFCVKQAFVCSAREEIKDLPIINNWKKLLDYLKISIGSLNKENFRVIYMDKKYRIMAEDLQNVGTINQTPLYVRTCLKSS; encoded by the coding sequence GTGGTAAAAGATTACAAAAAAGGGCATAGAAAGCGCTTAAGAGAGAAAATTATTCTGGATAATGGACAATCACTGCTCAACTATGAGGTTTTAGAGCATATTTTGTACTCAGCATACAGTAGAATTGATGTAAAGCCAGTAGCAAAGAGTTTGATAGAAAATTTTGGTAGTTTAAATAAGGTTTTTAACGCTGATTTAGAAGCACTGCGAAACATTGATGGAGTCAACAATGCAGCTATATCTGCTATTTTTTGTGTAAAACAAGCCTTTGTTTGCTCCGCAAGAGAAGAAATAAAGGACCTGCCTATAATCAATAATTGGAAAAAACTGCTTGATTACTTAAAAATAAGCATAGGAAGCCTCAATAAGGAAAATTTTCGCGTCATTTACATGGATAAAAAGTATCGTATAATGGCGGAAGACCTGCAAAATGTTGGTACAATAAATCAAACTCCCCTTTATGTTAGAACCTGTTTAAAATCTTCGTAA
- a CDS encoding IS5 family transposase (programmed frameshift) translates to MQKSYPSNISQEQFEKIRPILESSKQKTKPRKLDLYDVFCGVLYVLKSGCQWRMLPKGFPRWESVYYYFRVWSKKNGEEPSLLELVLKKLVGEVRISNGRKEKTSFCIIDSQSVKNADTAEKKGYDAGKKISGIKRHIAVDTQGLPHAIYVTMAEATDRSSAVKMVENAKANLSEVKNILVDAGYTGENFATQIKAIIGATVEVIKRSELHTFVVLPKRWVVERSFAWLEKCRRLWKNCERKLNTSLQMIVLSFISLLLRRF, encoded by the exons ATGCAGAAAAGTTATCCAAGTAATATAAGTCAAGAGCAGTTTGAAAAAATCAGGCCAATTTTGGAGAGTAGCAAGCAGAAAACAAAACCAAGAAAACTTGATTTGTATGACGTATTTTGTGGGGTGTTGTACGTCTTAAAAAGTGGTTGTCAGTGGAGGATGTTACCAAAGGGTTTTCCAAGATGGGAAAGCGTATATTACTATTTTCGAGTGTGGAGTAAAAAGAATGGAGAAGAGCCAAGCTTGTTGGAATTAGTCTTA AAAAAATTAGTTGGAGAGGTCCGTATCAGCAATGGTCGGAAAGAGAAAACTAGCTTTTGTATAATTGATTCTCAAAGCGTTAAAAACGCAGATACTGCTGAAAAAAAAGGCTATGATGCAGGTAAAAAGATTTCAGGGATAAAGCGCCATATTGCAGTTGATACACAAGGTTTGCCACATGCAATTTATGTAACAATGGCAGAAGCAACTGACCGTAGCAGTGCTGTGAAAATGGTCGAAAATGCTAAAGCAAACCTCTCTGAAGTTAAAAACATACTGGTTGATGCTGGCTACACAGGAGAAAATTTTGCAACACAAATAAAAGCTATCATTGGTGCGACTGTTGAAGTAATAAAGCGAAGTGAGTTACACACTTTCGTCGTATTGCCAAAAAGATGGGTTGTTGAACGCTCTTTTGCCTGGTTAGAAAAGTGCAGGCGATTGTGGAAAAATTGCGAGCGGAAGCTCAACACTAGCTTACAGATGATAGTCCTCTCCTTCATTTCTCTCCTGTTACGAAGATTTTAA
- a CDS encoding pyruvate dehydrogenase complex E1 component subunit beta translates to MATLSVREALCTAIREEMQNDPDVFIMGEEVAEYDGAYKVTKGLLKEFGESRVIDTPITEHGFAGLAVGAAFAGLRPIVEFMTFNFSMQAIDQIVNSAAKTNYMSGGQLGCPIVFRGPNGAAARVAAQHSQCFASWYSHVPGLKVIAPYFASDCRGLLKAAIHDPDPVIFLENEIAYGHEHEVPDSELSNKDYLLEIGKAAVIREGKDVTITAFSLQLMDALNAADLLSSKGIEAEVIDLRTLRPLDTETVINSIKKTNRLVSVEEGWPFAGIGAELSAAVIEQGFDYLDAPVVRVTGKDVPLPYAANLEKKALPQVEDIVDAVHLVCFRKT, encoded by the coding sequence ATGGCAACTTTAAGCGTGAGAGAAGCTTTATGCACAGCAATCAGAGAAGAAATGCAAAACGACCCTGATGTGTTTATCATGGGGGAAGAAGTCGCAGAATATGACGGTGCTTATAAAGTAACGAAAGGATTGCTGAAGGAGTTTGGAGAGAGTAGGGTGATTGATACACCTATTACCGAACATGGATTTGCTGGTCTTGCTGTTGGAGCAGCGTTTGCTGGACTTAGGCCAATTGTTGAGTTTATGACTTTTAATTTTTCTATGCAGGCTATTGATCAAATTGTGAATTCTGCGGCAAAAACAAATTATATGTCAGGTGGACAACTTGGATGCCCTATAGTATTTCGTGGACCAAATGGCGCTGCAGCGAGAGTTGCTGCACAACACTCTCAATGCTTTGCATCTTGGTATTCGCATGTACCAGGATTAAAAGTAATAGCACCTTATTTTGCCTCCGATTGCAGGGGGCTACTTAAAGCTGCAATTCATGATCCAGACCCAGTGATATTTCTAGAAAACGAGATCGCTTATGGACATGAGCACGAAGTTCCTGACTCTGAGCTATCGAATAAAGACTATTTACTTGAGATAGGCAAAGCTGCTGTTATACGGGAAGGAAAAGATGTAACTATCACTGCTTTCTCACTGCAATTAATGGACGCTTTAAATGCAGCAGATTTACTCTCTAGTAAAGGCATAGAAGCTGAAGTTATTGACCTGAGAACCTTAAGGCCACTTGACACTGAAACTGTCATTAACTCTATCAAGAAAACTAATAGATTGGTCAGCGTAGAAGAGGGTTGGCCATTTGCAGGAATCGGCGCAGAGCTTTCTGCTGCGGTTATAGAGCAGGGATTTGACTACCTTGATGCTCCAGTTGTACGTGTAACAGGTAAGGATGTTCCTTTACCCTATGCTGCAAACCTGGAGAAAAAAGCATTACCGCAAGTGGAAGATATAGTTGACGCTGTGCACCTGGTCTGTTTTAGAAAGACTTAG